Proteins encoded together in one Halothermothrix orenii H 168 window:
- the thrS gene encoding threonine--tRNA ligase has translation MEKIKVTLPDGSVREYDPGVTIEEVAYSIGKGLGRAAVAGNVDDKLVDLDTTLVNDARISIVTIDSEEGLDIYRHTTAHILAQAVKRLYKNVKLGIGPTIENGFYYDFDVEESFSPSDLEKIEKEMEKIIKEDLPIKKEMVSRDEALKLMKEKGEIYKVELIEELEDDYVSLYHQGEFIDLCRGPHLPSTGKVKAFKLLNAAGAYWRGDENNKMLQRIYGTAFQKKKQLEEHLKMLEEAKKRDHNKLGRELDLFMTEESIGQGLPLLKPKGAKVVQILQRFVEDEEEKRGYQLTKTPYMAKSDLYKISGHWDHYKEDMFILGDEEKDDEVLALRPMTCPFQFMIYNSKLRSYRDLPLRYSETSTLFRNEASGEMHGLIRVRQFTISEGHIICTPEQLEEEFRGVVNLINYMMETLGIEDDIWYRFSKWDPDNREKYIDNPTAWEESQDKMKNILDKLNIDYVEAEGEAAFYGPKLDIQFRNVHGKEDTIITVQIDFALPERFDMTYIDKDNKKKRPYVIHRTSVGCYERTLAMLIEKYAGAFPTWLAPVQVEIIPVSDDQVDYAYEVKGILKEAGIRVEVDDTNEKLGYKIRQAQMEKIPYMLIVGNREVENRTVSVRDRKEGDLGAISIKEFKEKIVREVEEKSH, from the coding sequence ATGGAGAAAATTAAAGTAACATTACCAGATGGTTCAGTAAGAGAATATGACCCGGGTGTTACTATTGAAGAAGTTGCTTACAGTATAGGTAAGGGATTGGGCCGGGCTGCTGTTGCCGGTAACGTTGATGATAAACTGGTGGATCTGGATACAACATTAGTAAATGATGCCCGTATTTCTATTGTTACTATTGACTCTGAAGAGGGTCTGGATATTTACCGGCATACTACTGCTCATATCCTGGCCCAGGCTGTAAAGAGGTTGTATAAGAACGTAAAACTGGGTATAGGGCCAACTATCGAAAACGGATTTTATTATGATTTTGATGTTGAAGAAAGTTTTTCACCATCAGATCTGGAAAAAATTGAAAAGGAAATGGAAAAGATTATTAAAGAAGATTTGCCCATTAAAAAAGAAATGGTTTCCAGAGATGAAGCCCTTAAATTAATGAAAGAGAAGGGAGAAATTTATAAAGTTGAATTAATTGAAGAACTGGAAGATGATTATGTCAGTTTATACCACCAGGGTGAATTTATCGACCTTTGCCGTGGTCCCCATTTACCATCAACCGGTAAAGTTAAGGCCTTTAAACTTCTCAATGCTGCCGGGGCTTACTGGCGTGGTGATGAAAATAATAAGATGTTACAGCGTATTTACGGAACCGCTTTTCAGAAGAAAAAACAGCTTGAAGAACACCTGAAAATGCTAGAAGAAGCCAAAAAACGTGACCATAATAAATTAGGGCGGGAACTGGATCTTTTCATGACAGAGGAATCAATTGGCCAGGGTTTACCCCTGTTAAAACCAAAAGGAGCCAAGGTGGTTCAGATTTTGCAGCGGTTTGTTGAAGATGAAGAGGAGAAAAGGGGTTATCAGTTGACCAAAACTCCATATATGGCCAAAAGTGATCTTTACAAGATATCAGGCCACTGGGACCATTACAAAGAAGATATGTTTATCCTCGGTGATGAAGAAAAAGATGATGAAGTACTGGCCCTGCGTCCGATGACCTGCCCCTTCCAGTTTATGATATATAATTCAAAACTGAGGAGTTATCGTGACCTGCCCCTGAGGTATTCTGAAACCTCAACCCTGTTCAGGAATGAGGCCTCAGGAGAAATGCATGGTTTGATTAGAGTGCGTCAGTTTACAATTTCGGAAGGCCATATCATCTGTACTCCAGAACAGTTAGAAGAGGAGTTCAGGGGTGTAGTTAATCTTATTAATTATATGATGGAGACTCTGGGAATTGAAGATGATATCTGGTACCGCTTTTCTAAGTGGGACCCCGATAATAGAGAAAAATATATAGATAATCCCACTGCCTGGGAAGAATCACAGGATAAGATGAAGAACATTTTAGATAAACTAAATATAGATTATGTTGAGGCTGAAGGAGAGGCAGCGTTTTATGGACCAAAACTTGATATTCAGTTCCGGAATGTACACGGAAAAGAAGATACTATAATTACCGTTCAGATAGATTTCGCCCTGCCAGAAAGATTTGATATGACCTACATTGATAAGGATAACAAAAAGAAACGCCCCTATGTTATTCACCGGACTTCAGTCGGTTGTTATGAAAGAACACTGGCCATGTTGATTGAGAAATATGCCGGTGCTTTTCCAACATGGCTTGCCCCTGTTCAGGTTGAAATAATTCCTGTTTCCGATGATCAGGTAGATTATGCTTATGAGGTCAAGGGAATTCTTAAGGAAGCAGGTATCAGGGTCGAGGTAGATGATACCAATGAAAAACTGGGGTATAAAATACGCCAGGCCCAGATGGAAAAAATACCCTATATGTTAATTGTCGGGAACAGAGAAGTTGAAAATAGAACTGTTTCGGTTCGTGATAGAAAGGAAGGAGATCTCGGGGCAATAAGTATTAAAGAATTTAAGGAGAAAATAGTCAGGGAGGTTGAAGAAAAGAGTCATTAA